The Penaeus monodon isolate SGIC_2016 chromosome 1, NSTDA_Pmon_1, whole genome shotgun sequence DNA window GAGATCATGGTCTACGAGCTGCCCGAAGTCAACATCACCGATTGCAACAGCCACAACCAGTGCAAGAACCGCTGCACAAATGAGGTGAGACAATGCGTCAAGGAAATAACGTTGATGAGAAAGCTCGTCCAAGTTGTAAAACCTGCGGTTATGTAAAAAGATGAATGAGCATTTTGCAGGAGCATAAGGCTATGTTACCCTCTTTCAGTTCAACGAAATGACCAACAATATGGACTTGTGGTCTACCGTGAACGGTGAGACTGTCGGTCATTACATCTGCCAGAATCTGTACGGaaacttcatcttcttcatccacAACTCCTACGTAAGAATCTACCATTGTATTTATATTCAGCAAATATGAAGTATTGCATATTATCTGGAGTTTGGATGTGAATTAATTAGAAAGTTTTTTAAATGtcaatttaccattttcttctgTCATTTCCATTTTGCTTGTTGCAGGTCCACGCTTACTACGAGATGTGCGGAGGACCCTGGGAGTACGCCAACCTCGACTCCCAGCAGATGCTGTGTTGCAACGTTGGCCAGCACGAGCACTGCATCAGCCGTTAATGTGATTCTTGAAGATCAATAAATATTTGCATAAACTGTTCTCTTTAGTATACCCCGGTACCTTGAAGGGAAGACTAATATAAAAAGTGCCTACAACcgacacacatctacatatatcaaCTTTAACATATCCAGAGCCTAATTTGAACCTGGTTATGGAAAACCAGGACTGACTGATTTGTTTTTACCGCTTCTGCCCTGTTAGTATGATTCTAACCTCTTCACTACCACACCTCAAGGATTAgccttccctccacgcccccttTGCATCTATGAATGAAAATCCCTTCCAGGTTTTAAAGACAATTAAGAATATGTTCTTCGTCTTTTAATTGAGTAGTCACTTTATTAATGCGATACTTGAAACTgcgtcaagaaaaaaaacaaaaacaaaaaaaacgtatgaattagtaatattagtatacgAGCTGTATACAGGTCCAGGACTAGTTAAAACTTCGCCTGCTAAGGGTTTCGAAGGATATGGTGGGGGTCAGTAAGTACAAAAAATGGTAAACTAAATTTCTAAGGCTATACTTTTGCTTGCTTacctgagatttgcgaagttctggcttcgcccgggccttgcacttatggcccggccttcttatacttttgcattttttttcataaacttgcTGTCGTTAAgggaataacaaatataattggaaaaattCCTGCATTTTCCCAAGAGCTCGCGCCCTTGCAAATTATTGACACCCCTTAGggaggttaagaaccactgactATAAACACTCAGGTGTTTCCctgaatataatttatttcatgagaacataaatatatgcgtatatttacacacacacacacacacagacacacacacacacaccacacacacacaaacacacacacacaccacaacacaacaccacacacacaaacaaaccacacacacaaacaaacaacacacacacacacacacacacaaaacaaaaacacacacacaccacacacacaaacacacacacacacaacacacacacacacatatatatattataatatatatatatatatacaggagagagagagtcaagggagagagagatgagggatgagagagagaggagagagagagagagagagagagaggagaggcgagttCAGTGAGTATATATAGTCTGTCTCTTTTTCGCTtctctatgttattataatactatatataatatatatatatatatatatatatatatacagatctatatatatatgtatatactatatatatatatataatatatatatattatatatatatattatagatatataataaatggacagaaaagaaaacgaatgatgaagttgcTGGAAAAAATAACTTGTAAAGACGGGGTGGGACCCTCTTGAACAAAAAGAACTAAGTTTATTGGTTCATGGTGATGAGAGTAAAagttgagaaaaaacttgctgacaagggaaggtgataggaaacagaggaagaggcaaaccgcgAGGACAAGACTGAGCGGGACAACATCAAAAGATATTTTACGGAtgccgatggtacaagtggaaagaaaagcgcaagatcgagttgagtggcgaaggatggtggagaggtccacggctgctcaaacatgagcataccgttattgattgattgatatagttGCTTGTGTTAGTGCCTTGCATTCAGTGCCTGTGATCCCAGGGATCGTAAAGCTTGAACCACATGAGGAATAACAGGGTGACATCAGATaatgggatggaggggggagggggggtgcagagAGCGGACGGAGGAAGAACCTTCTTATTAAGTAATATTTTGAACAGAAATAGTAAAGCTAAAATTTAGTTTTAGGTTTTACATTGGCCTGAAATATGAAGTGAAGATGACTCAGTAGgaaaggtgaagaaagagggCGGAGCAAAATCTGTGTAAAATTTGTATCAAAGAGTATATAGTTTGTGTACAAGGCTAtgggtcaaaaaaaagaaaaaaaaaaaaaaaatatatatatatacatatatatatacttgttttggTCTCCTGTTTATTCTTTGTGCACTTGTTCAGGATCTGGAAAGCAAATTCTGGGCACTTTCagctagtcacacacacacacacacacacacacacacacacacacacacacacacacacacacacacacacacacacacacacaccacacacaaacatatatatatgatatatataatctagatatatatatatgggatatatacatatctgtataatatagaatatattatctattatataatataacgccACTACCACCCCCATCATACAtcacatatagataatagatagatagctagatagatagaagatagatagatgatagatagatagaatagatagatagatagatagatagatagatagtgaagatggatagatcagatagatatgcATGCGAGATTGATATTGATCCGACATTTAAATTCAAacataatacatacctacataatatatactatatatatatatagatatagatattatatatattatatatatatatatatatatatatatatatatatatatatatattatatatatatatatatatcatctttctacatgtacattacacacacacacacacacacacacaacacacacacacacacacataaaaactctTTGATACATTATTTCAAGATTtatcatggtcgctacaaaacatgTTATCATCGATGTTTGCACTgacttacaaaataaaaaaaaagttattttttctatttcacatAAAAAGTCAATAGGAAAACGTGACAGTATTTATTATGgaggtatgatttttaattacaagcaaaacattacgGAAGCTTaaaataagatggaaaaaagTACTTGACTGCTTTGCAACTTATGTTGTTTATACTTTGGTTCGCAAGGTTTTCCATCTTATCACATCCACCGCGATTGAGCTTCGTGTCCACATCAGACAACTgagtaattccaatgatcacggacatttacttgacttATTGCTTGAATTATGTCAAGAAATCTAGATACACAGCCTttcctttgatgtttttttttttagcctgtaaggttatatcatagaaaTACAGAatggttttgaagacattcaCCTCACCATTTCATAACAGTGACTGTTATGACTGACTTCAGATTTTATCCATATAGAGTGAACAGGTATTTGATGTcctgctaaaaaggcacaaacattttatgcatctttaaaataaataaataaattttatatgagcTTCTGTGAAATGTATGCGATATAATGCTGCAATATTTTTATGCCGTGGTGTTCAATAcaatattggaaaaaaagaagaaaaaatatatatatatta harbors:
- the LOC119573494 gene encoding uncharacterized protein LOC119573494, which codes for MVYELPEVNITDCNSHNQCKNRCTNEFNEMTNNMDLWSTVNGETVGHYICQNLYGNFIFFIHNSYVHAYYEMCGGPWEYANLDSQQMLCCNVGQHEHCISR